A DNA window from Octopus sinensis unplaced genomic scaffold, ASM634580v1 Contig00847, whole genome shotgun sequence contains the following coding sequences:
- the LOC115226972 gene encoding uncharacterized protein LOC115226972 — protein sequence VQLRGQILNNIDGTNFVAENCWVYSRNSFYQFLHNGCGDGVVFPSNIGFISNYGTIKSPFFEVFRLRDSNRLWFQCIVKFCDNVCPRKMCLWRKLTKNSRNEVRRKLIFKDNFTHTALNSRYSMQSEVFYVNDPSQPKSLPVVQSRIRNNSSVELWRGNIHLLLVVYSVYYSLLLVITF from the coding sequence GGCACCAACTTTGTAGCCGAAAACTGTTGGGTTTACAGCCGGAACAGTTTTTACCAATTCTTGCATAACGGTTGCGGTGATGGAGTTGTATTCCCATCGAACATCGGATTTATCTCAAACTACGGAACTATCAAAAGCCCTTTCTTTGAAGTTTTCCGACTACGTGATAGCAACAGACTTTGGTTCCAATGTATTGTGAAATTCTGTGACAATGTCTGTCCCAGAAAGATGTGTCTATGGAGGAAACTAACGAAAAATTCTAGAAATGAAGTTCGTCGAAAATTGATATTCAAAGATAATTTCACGCATACTGCACTAAATAGTCGTTATTCTATGCAGAGCGAAGTATTTTACGTGAATGACCCATCTCAACCCAAGTCACTTCCGGTTGTACAGAGTCGAATAAGAAACAACTCCAGCGTTGAGTTATGGCGAGGAAATATTCATCTGCTATTGGTTGTTTACTCAGTATATTACAGTCTCCTTTTAGTAATAACCTTTTAA